The Podarcis muralis chromosome 14, rPodMur119.hap1.1, whole genome shotgun sequence nucleotide sequence acaatttcTGTCTGAAGGAAGGattattgttcttgttcttgtgtgGTTAATAGCAAAGTAGGAAGGGTTGGCTTGAATAACATCTCTCCTTGCTTTCCAGATTACCTCTCCAAACACGCCATGGCACGCCGAATGCGCAACAGCAGAGCCTGGCACTATGTCCTGAGTGGGGTACGCCGTGATGCAGACTCAAGGACAGTAGCATTGCCCTCTGGATCCCTTAGCTGGTCATCTGATTCTGATGGGCAGGTATGATAGTGCAGAACAGCCTTCTTAAGACCCAGTGCCATCTGGATAGTTGACTGTTTGTCTGAGTGGGAAAATTGACTGTTGGCATGTGTTTTGGATTTTTGACCAGGACTGTAATAGCTTTGCCCAATGCGCTAAACTTTCATGAGCAATGAATCCATGAACCTAGCAGGGAGCTTAAATTGATCTACATTCATGTTTTTTCTTATCTGGGTGAGAGAAGTAAGTTGGCACTATTCCTTCCCTCATTCCCACCGGAATTGAATTAAACCAGCATGTGTGGTAAACCACATGAAAGTTTATTTTGTGCTAGATGGAGTCTATTTACTTCATCAGCTGATATTTTCAGAGTGTGGGTGCACCCAGAGCTTGTTTTCAGAGTGTGTGCTCTTTTTGTTCACAATACTCAGATTCAGCTGAGATCTCCATTTGAGAGGTACTAAATAGCaaagcatagggacgcgggtggcgctgtgtgtaaaacctcagcgcctaggacttgccaatcgcatggtcggcggttcgaatccccgcggcagggtgcgctcccatcgttcggtcccagcgcctgccaacctagcagttcgaaagcacccccgggtgcaagtagataaatagggaccgcttactggcgggaaggtaaacggcgtttccatgtgctgcgctggctcgccagatgcggctttgtcacgttggccacgtgacccggaagtgtctccggacagcgctggcccccggcctcttaagtgagatgggcgcacaaccctagagtctgtcaagactggcccgtacgggcaggggtacctttacctttacctttaaatagcaAAGCAGGGAAGGAACATGGCCTGTGAGCCCCCAGCTAGtttattaaataaatttattcattgtGTTTATATATAGGTGATGACCAATTTGAGCGCATTCAATTGATGCGCGACCTCTGACATGTGGGTTGTTTTGGACTAGGAAGAGGGTAGAAGGGGTGAGAAGGGCTTCTGTGCGCTCTGCCGGTGTGCAGGGGGGCCAGGAATGCAAGTCCTGTGCAAATTGGGGTTTGCCTGCACCACCTTTCTACTAAGGcttccaaggcagtttacaattttaaagtaCTAAGATGAAGGAAAAAACATGTAAAATTGGGAGTGGGGGCAGTCTGACTGGAGTAGGCTCTGATGTCATCTGTACCTGCCTCcctcacactcctcttcctcctcagagGAGCAGGCTGATGTCTGAAAATCAGGGTTTGAAATTGCACTGCCGTAGGGTAAGGCTGAACCACTAAGAGGGACTACTGACTGTTTTGTAACCAAAACAAACTGGGAAGTTAGTTAAAAGCATAAGATTCAGTGCAAAGAGTGAAGGTTAAGGAagtaatagtgcaatcctatacatgtctattcagaagtcccATTAAGCTTAGTGCAACTTAGTCCCATATAAGTGGATAtggggattgcagcctaaaacaataaaaGACCATCCCTACTTCATTTTATGCTATGGCATCCTCCTACACTCTCCAGCCAGTCTTCTTAGGAGCTAAACTTTCCTCACTAAAGCAGTGTCAGGCTTCCAGTAGTCACTAGTATCAATGGGTCTCTTATCTTTTGTCAATTCCCCAGAGGAAGAACGTATAAGAGCTAAAGGAAGGTGGAGTGAGAGAGacagcagaaaagcctgcagTTCTTCCTACTCTGTGGGTTTTTATATAGATAAGCAGGTGTCATATCAGCCCTTCTTGCCATATTattgtggctgctgcttctgctttgcTGCCAAATTATGGCTCTCTCAACCTCTTATCAGTTGAGAGGGTGCAGCTTCAATAGAGGCTACACAGAGCCAAGCTCTTCCACTTCAGTCACCCTTTAGTAATTCTTTTCAGTAATCTTTAAAGTCTGGCAAGGTTTCATTTATACCAGTGAAAGTGGACAGCATTGACTTCAGAGAGTATacgtaaaaataaaaagaacttaGCTTAAAAATAACATTTCTGTTGAGAGGAGAAATCCATGGAAATGGAAAACGACATGGGTTGGTtctgagcattttttttttgaaagagcatTCTAatagtttgtttttctttcttctgggCAGCACAGCGACTCTGATTCAGAGCCAGAATTTCCTTCTCTTTTGCCTTCCATACCCACAGCAATCCCTGTAACTGGAGAGTCGTACTGTAACTGTGAAAACCAGAATGAAGCTCCTTTCTGCTCTAATGTGCACACTATTCACCGGATCAAAGACTGTCAGTGTGGAGAGGAGGATGAATGtaaggaagctttttaaaaatctcatatGAGTTAGGGATGTGTTGGAATGTGACATAGATGTGCAGGGGGGAAATAGTGATTGGATCTATgactcccattggccatgctggttgggcctGAAGGGAGTttgactccagcaacatctggaaggtcataaGTTCCTCAACCCTGCTCCATTTCTGATCTTTCTCCACAGGACCTTTGGAGAACTTAAAATATCAGTTAAGAAGAGAAGGCAGAAATCTTTTCACATGCCCAGAACCCCTCTCTctgacatgctagttttctatATATATCATTTGTGTTTTTGAAAGTATATCATCTCCCCTGCTGTCATTTAGATTTTGACTGGGTATGGGATGACCTGAACAAATCCACTGCAACATTGCTGACCTGTGATGACCGTAAGGTGAACTTCCATATGGACTACAGCTGTGGCACTGCTGCAGTCCGGGGAAACAAGGAGCTAGCAGAAGGGCAACACTTCTGGGAAATCAAGATGACCTCACCCGTCTATGGCACAGACATGGTACATTGAATGATGATGTTTGGGTGCTGCAGGGGGCAGCTAAACAAAACAGGATGATTCATTGATAGCAGTACACTAAGTGtattcttttaaaatacttttctcCTGCTTTTGCAGCTGAAAGCAGCAAGCAGCCAACATTAAGTGTAGCTTGAATTAATAAATGGCACATCAGTAAAACACATCAGAAAACAGGCCAGAAGCATGTAAAGCATCAGTCAGGCTATGGGGCTGgtggattaaaaatattttcaaatggcATCAAAACATGGCCAATGTAGGATCCGAGCAGCTGTCCTAGGAGTTCTTGGGCACAATGCCCAAGAATGCCATTTATGAAAACTGGCATCTTGTATGGTGAAATCCAGTGGGGACACCATGATCTGCATAATCTTAGTAACCTTAGGCCACCACATGCGTGTACAGCTGTGTCTTTAGCCCTCAAATATGGTGCTTTCATATCATTGCTTGCTTCACTATGAGGCTGGAGGGTTCCATGCACTCCCAGAATGCTTGCTTAGGGGCTGCTGCAAAGGAGTCATAGCTCAGTATTTACATGCTAGAGGCCCAAAATTGAATCTCTGCTACCATCTTCAGCTAAAATGATAAGGTAGCGGGTGAGGGGGAACCCTTGACCTCagatcctggaaagctgctgtcagtcaaagTACATAGTATGTGAGTAGATCAGGTATgcggaacctttggctctctagatgttgctgaactataacccCCATAATCTtcggccattggccatgcttgctgggcttgatgggagttggagttcaacaatatctagaaggccaaaggttccctaatTTTGGGCTAGACGAACAAGTAGTCTGACCTGATAGAACACATAATTATTTTACATGAACCAGCCCTAAGATGACTTGCTTATTCATATCCATTGGAATAAACCGTTCCATCTTAAGACCAAAGATTTCCTTAGTAATGTCTTGGCTTTTGCTGCAGGCATATGTGCAACATTAGAGACTGAAATGTTTTGGGGTGGTACCATATTTTCCATTAGAGTTGTAGGTTTGTCAAATTGCTTAAATTCAATTATCTGCCATAGGTCTACACAACCAATAAAGTGCTATGTAATAAATTGGATGATACTGTGCTGTGACATTATGTGAAATAAAATCATGCAGGTCAACACAGCATGTCAGACTGATGTACTGCTGAGGTCGGTCTGCAAGAGTTGAGTATAGCAGAGCTCAAACCATGGGCCAGAAaccagaatgcaggagagggtaATTATGTAATATGTATTTGTGAACTGTCCAGATGCATTAACGAGGTTGAATTTTATTAAATGATATTAAAAATGCATAGTGCTAGACAACTGAACAGTAAATAGTTCAGTTCTATCAATGTATTCTTTATCTAAACTAGAGGGAATGCATGTTGGTTTAAAAAGTAGGGAGTATGAATGATTTCCCCCACCCAAAGTGATTGTTGAACCTGAAATGTTCTCTGTAGTAGTGGAGCAGAATCAGTGGCTCTGAAGGCTAAATAAAAAGCTTACATGAGCAAATGCTCAGGTGATTGCTTAGGTGGCTCCATGATTTATGTAGTGTCCTTTTGTCTGTGTGCCTGCCCTTTTCTCCTCATTCCTAATTTTCTCTCCACATCTAGATGGTGGGAATTGGGACATCAGATGTGAATCTGGACAAGTACCGCCACACGTTTTGTAGCTTGCTGGGCAAAGATGAAGATAGCTGGGGCCTCTCATATACAGGTAAGGGCAGCATAGAAAATAATTCATgggatgaaggagaaatgtgAAGGTTTGCCAGTAACTGGAGGTGGCTCAGTGGCTCACAGAGTGATTGAGCCATCAGAGATCATTGCTTAAAGTTGTGCTCCTTCAGATGTGTTTGGACTCCAAACTTCCATCATtgccagccccaggcagcatggtcaatgtTCACGGGTGATGTGAGTTCTAGTCTTAACATCATCTGCAGTGCTACAGGTTAGCCCTGACTGAAATGTTGAGAACACGAATGTATAAATTCTCCCTTACAAAGGAAGTGAGAGACCCATGATTGACTAAAGGAGTTGGACATATatttgtaactgtaaacaaaaagtGAAATGACTGGCTTCTGAAGAGGGGAGGTATTTCTGTATTTGAAGCCTAATGCCAGCAGGCAGGTGTGCAGCTGGCATGCCAGCATATAGGAATGGACTAGTGCATGTGGCAGGTGCATTTtaatgggctgcatgtgcatgggaAGCCTGCACAGGTAAGGGCTTTTTCTTGCGGCTCACACCCTGTATAAATTGGCCTTGGAGTACAGGCTAGAGGGCCAAAATACAGGCTAGCTTCCGGAAGTTCAAACTTTATATTAACATCTTATTCTGTGCATCCCTATTTTATAGGTTATCAGAGAACTTGCACATGCACGTGTCATTAAAATGGCATCTTCAAACTTGCAAGTGTTGGTTTACTACTTACGTGTTCTGGACTGCTTCATGTGTGAAATTACTCGCTTCTATAAACAAAATGGCTTGGGCCAAAATTTGGCTAGTGAAAAAGCTGGTGGTTAAAAAGTTAGtatcaatattttaaaagtacATCAGAGCAGGTCCCTGTACTGAGAAGATTGCAATCTCAAACATGGCACTGAGGTGTCAACAAAGGCAGGAAACGGGTGAGGGTGAACTTGGGTGTGTACTTGCCTTTGGTTACAGTAGCGGACGATGCCAAAGGCTTTGTGGAATTAATGGTGACATCACACAGGTGTTCTGGGAGGCAGTTCTGGGCATGAGGGCCAtcaagggggagagggaagatctgattTGTTTGAAGGAGCAGAGTCCATTTTGTTCTTGCACCCAGCTGTTTTGGCAACAAGTTTTTGTGAGGACTTGAATTAAGGGATCAAGAGAGACAGATTCACTGACTTTCTGACAAGCAGTCGGAGGTTTGCCCATGTATAACTGATAAAGAACTAGGAAATAACTGTCTTAAGAAAAAgttggaatacacaggatgagtcTACAGTGTATATTGTGTAACTGTGGCTGCCAATTGCCCTCTAGGACTCCTCCACCACAAGGGAGATAGAACCAACTTCTCGACGAGGTTTGGCCAAGGCTCCATTATTGGAGTGCACCTGGACACCTGGCATGGGACTCTGAcctttttcaaaaacaggaaatgCATAGGTAAGAGCAAGAGATCCAGAACAGGTTTAAGCTGACCAAACTTTGGCACAACTGAAAGGTGTAGTCCAGTTTTGAGATGAGGGGGAATGTTGGAAGAAGATGCAACTAAGCAGGAGGGAGCTATTGCTAGATATGGGGTAGGATCACTGAAGTGTGAGATCTAAAGTTTAAACTTTCTGCCTCTCAAAATATCAGCATGCTGTGTGTCCCTGCTACACTCAAATTACAATTTTCTCATGTGTAAAGATGTCAGAGGGCCTAGTTGTTAGTGCTGCCTGAGCATCCCAAGCTTTTGACTATTGAAAGGCTGTTTGGAACTagtaaaatgtagcataaacCAGAAGTACGGTATATGCATGTAATCCAGCTTTGGCCTTCACATCAGCGTAACTATGACAAGTGTATGGCATCATGTAGCAGCATGACTGGTGCCTGGACAGTTTCCTTGATCGTGCACAGAGACAAAGAGCATAGAATCACACGTTGCTGCTGTTTTCATTGACACTTAAGTCCCAAATTGAAGTTTTCTCTGTAAGACTATCAAGGGATGGAGTGCCCTGCTCCCCAAATCCTTACAGTGCCCTAGCCAATGGCTGAGAGATTATAGCTTGTTGTGTGCCTTTCCCCCCCTATCTCTGTGACCATGTGTTGATCTCAGGCCTCCTTTTTGGTATTTCCATCCAGGAGTAGCTGCCACCAAACTTCAGAACAAGAGATTCTACCCCATGGTATGCTCAACGGCTGCTAAGAGCAGCATGAAAGTAATCCGCTCTTGCGGCAGCCACACCTCCTTGCAGTACCTTTGCTGTTTCCGTCTCCGCCAGCTGCTTCCTGACTACGTGGATACACTTGATGTGCTGCCCCTTCCCCCTGGACTGAAGCAAATTCTGCACAACAAACTGGGCTGGGTGCTGAGCATGAACTGTGGCTCGATTCAGCCACCCTCCCCCACCTCAGGAAATGATTCAGATAGCTCTTGCAGTTCAGATGCTGAGGAATGCCAGCGAAAGAGATGCAGGAGGACATAAAACTTTCTTTGAAGGCCATGTCTTGAAGGATGAGGGTTTTTCCTCAGTGTCTTTATAAGGGTGGTTGAAGCTGGCTCCTCAATGAGGGCAAAGATTTCCCCACTTTCTAGTGAAATCTTGGAACTCAACAAGTGTTTCCTGCTTTGGAAGAGACCTACTTTCAGGAGGCAAGCCATTCCTGTAGTTTGATTACCCCCGTTTGCCTCCTGCTCATCAACTACAGTTGCCAAGTTTTCTGGAAGAGTCTCTGAACCTTGAGACATTCAGTAGCCAAACAGGACAAGGAACACTTTCCTCCCAACAACCAAATGAATGAGACTCAATTTATGATGAAAACAGAGAAGCCAATGTACTGTGTTGGTTGGCCACTTGCAAGTAATGCCTCTGGGACACAGAAACAGCAATCTTTATCAATATAAAAAGGGCTCTTAATTTCTTGTGTGTTTTTCAGTGCTTTGGCACAGACAGCTCTGGCGCAAAATTAACTTGCTAGACTGTCTCTGTAAGTGAACTCATGTGAGCCTTGCAGCTTTAATTGCTTTGCATGTCTACCCGCTGCTTCTCCTGTACTGAACTATATggaaacataattaaaatacaagcTGCATTGACTTACAAGGGTTGAACACGGGCGTAAGTGACTAATGGTTTTGTTTCTGGTACAGCTGTGGGACTTTGCTTCTCAAGGTTCCTTCATGACATGGCTCAGCCAATACCAAACCATTGTTTGGCATCAAGTGCATGACCTGCACACTCAGATCTCCATCTATTTCACAAATCATAGTTTGCTGTTGCCTTTGAACTGGGCACATCATGTTTTTATTTTGGGATGCTTGTGTCCCaccttttaaataaattcacagggTGGCTTATGATTGTACCAAATCAAACATGAGATTAAAAAGCATGTTGAAAACACTGAAAGCAGGATAAGAACCTCACGGAGATAAAAGATGGTTTAGCTGAGGGGTGATTTGGTAATGCCAGACTTGTATAAGCTACTTTGTTTTCTAGACCTGGAATCTTATTTTGTTAACTAAAATCTCGTTGCCTGCCTTCTAGACCATTTGCAAAATAATAACTAGAGTGGTGTGTGTGGACATAGTTAGAATTAAAGAAAAGTGTGCCTTTGAGCACCATATGAACTGAGTTTACATTCCTGACACATAAAGATCTTCTATTGGGCTTCTTCCAAACTTTATTTGTTGCTACATCCTAATTTACTAATTAAATGCTCTTTTGCTGCTATTGTTGGGAGTTGAAAATGTGCTGCCTTACTGTATATCAGTCACAAAGCTATCTCTTGCCCTTCACCAAAtggtctcagggcaggttacatAAATTACTGCAATTTCAAATAAAGAATTAATTAAAACTGCAAAACTAAACAGTCACACAAGCAGCAAAATAACAGGAgtgtaaaccagtgtttcccaaccttgggcctccagctgtttttggactacaactcccatcatccctagctagcaagaccagtggtcagggatgatgggaattgtagttcaaaaacagctggaggcccaaggttgggaaacactggtgtaaacATCCACTCACCCAAGTGTTGTGAGTAGAGGACTGTCTTGACAACATAAACAATGATGGTGTCATGAGTCCTTGAGCATATTGTACAACCTGGGGGCCATAACACAACACACTTGCATACCCCACTGCCCCTCTAACATCACAAGGTGGTGGGACTTCTGACACTGCCATTCCTATGTATCTTTAACATTTGGGCCAGTTGAGATATCAACTGCTTTAGATTTAAAAAGTTTGGGGAACTAAAAGGGCTTTACTAGGTGCTGAAATGAGACTCTTTGGTCCTAATTTGTGGCATGCTCTTACAATCACTATGGTGGCCTTTTTACTGGTAAATTGGTATAACTCTGATAGAAGGGAAACTCCATAAGGGCCTCTTGCAGGCCTACGTAGAGACAGGTGATCCTTTGGGTAATTTAGTCCAAGTGGGGCTAACACTACAGATTTGTATGAAGATATGAAAAAGCTACTGCAAGGCAATCTTCATTGAATGATAATTTCAAGGGCAGGTGGAATAATTCAAGAGGCTTGATGGTATTTGTACGCAAGACATTTACTGCTTTCTAGAGGTCCATTCTGCAATAACCAGCAATACAGAAACAGGTTCAGTGATTAGAAAACATGAGATTCTGGCCTTTGACTATCTCACCTAGGCACTTAGGTCTAAAACAAGCTCTGGATTGGTAGATATCATGAAGAGGTAGACCCGACGGGACAAGTCTGGGCCAATCCGCCGCTCCCTCTCATTTTCTTCACTTCTGACCAGAATGTCACTTAGGAGGAGCTGTTTTTCTTTGTCTGTGCCACACTCTCTGTAggccttaaaaaagggaaaaataaattGGCTACAGAAAACCCTGATGATTTCCTCCAGTGTAGAATGTAGAGCCATTCTGAACCTATATTAATgccaggcacaaggagaagggggcgacagaggaagagatggttggatagtgttttcgaggttaccagcatgagtttgaccaaactgcgggagctggtggaggacagaggtgcctggcgtgctctggtccatggggtcacgaagagtcggacacgactaaacgactaaacaacaacaaaattggaaAGCCATTGATTCAACATGCACAGAGAAGGTTATGTTGTTAGATCCTTATCAGGAAGAGCTGGggtagtaataattttattatttataccctgcccatctggctgggtttctccagtcactccgggcagcttacagcatttataaaacatagtaaaacatcaaacattaaaaacttctcgatactggtctgccttcagatgtcttctaaaagttacatatctccttgacatgtgaagggagggcattccgcagggagggtgccgctactgagaaggcctgctTGATTTCCTGTAACTTTgtttttcgcagtgagggaaccaccagaagacccttggaggacctcagtgtctggggtgAACAATGGTGGGTggagagactccttcaggtatactgggctgaggccgtttaggctcagtcggtagagcacgagagtcttaatctcagggttgtgggttcaagcaccACGCGGCTTGAGTCTTGAATTTTTGGTGCTTGAGTGTCCACTGAAGCTTTGCAATGTAGGAAAATGGGAGTAAACCAGAAGATGACTCTGTCTCCAGGGGACCCTAAGGGAGTCCCCCCATAATAAATAATACCTCAGTGACGACTCAGCACACCCAAAGGGCACCAAATGCCAACTGACGATTGGGAATAAAAAAGCCCAGCCACATTTTGCTGTGGGTCCTGTTGAGGCCCATTCAATttacttctctggagcagcaggggaGAAAGCCTTGGCCCTCTTCTCTGCAACAGCCCTGGAGATATTTTGAGGAGGGCTTGATCTGCCTACCTGCTTCGTGGCAGgtttgccttcctcctctctggaggcCTGCTGATTAGCCAACGACAAAGCAATCAAAGATGTGAACTGACCTCTAGCAGCAGCTGTGGTGAAGGGTATGTTTTGGTGATGGCTGCTGCCATGGCAGGGCTGGTTCGGTTAAGCTGCTGGATTTGCCTCAGCCAGGCCTGTCGGAGTCCCGTCCCATCTTTCTGCACATGCACTCCACTGGCCCACCCACCATCAGCGCAGAAGGAGAAAGGCTGGTTTCCCTGCTGTTTCCTGTGGGAAGAGGCACAGGGACAGGCTGCTTGAGACGAGATGTCTTTAAAAACTGAATAAAGCCCTCAGAATGTTCTAACTAATTAGATAAACATGCAAGCATCTTCATATGCATAAACAGTATTTCTGGAGAAAATCAAGTATCTCCAGAGGGGTGTCCCTCTGCACGTGAGAGAAACAACAGATGTCTCTTCTAAAACACAGTCCTATTGTTTTTGAATTAAAAATCAACCCCCCCAATTTATCAGGAAGCAGTAGCAAAGAAAGTGTCCCTTTTTTCACCTGGTTGCCTCAGAAGAAGAGTCAAGATGGCAAGGTATGGATTTTCTTCTTGCAAATGGTATCATTAATAACATGCACCTGGtacatatgtgtgtgtctcttatCAGTTTTTCTTCAATAAAGAATTGGGAGGCTTCCTTTTCATTCACGCTACTTGTGCACACATTAGAGGCATTCCGGCTTTATAAAACACCCTTCAGACACTTGCAGCTAAGgggatgggggcgggggaagagctTTGAAGAGAAACGAGGCTGCAAAGATGATCTGTGGCAAAAGGCACTCACTTATATGGGCGCTGCGCAATAGCTTTGGTCATTGCAGAAATGTGCTGGGCAAACTCCTGCCATGTCTCCAGGAATGAGACACCGGTGTTACTCCAGAGTTGTAGCACCACCAGAGCCTGCAGGAGCAATAGGCAGACAGAATAAATGGGGATCATCTATGAACACAGACCTACATCCAACACAGTTACACTTAAGGCCACTGAAGTCCATGGACTTAAAAGCATGTCCTAACTCTTGTGTTGCACTTGGGGCATAGCAAGGTTATCAGGAAAGCCTGATGTCAGTACTCAGCACTTTCAGGCAGCAAGCAAGGCCCCAGCACTCTTAAATGGACTTACAGAATGCTGATACCCACCTGTCTTTGGTTCTCCCTGCCTTCCAATAGGATTCAGCTCTAGTGGCCAAATTTCAGCTAGCAACGACCATTTTGTTTTGCCCTCATTGCATCAGTCCAGGGCATTGGGGTATGGGGGATAGCAGCCAATAGTGGGAGGCACTGTTTCGatagtggctgccattttgtttccccCACAGTGCTCTGGACtaatgcaacatctggaggattgtGGGGAAACAAAATAGTGGGCCAATGAGGCTGCTTTCCAGAGGAGTTCTGCCACTCcttagaaaaaggaaggaaggaaggaaggtcttACCCCTCTGCTACACTACATGGTTAAGTCTGCATCTGTGAACCTTAAGAGGGGGCCTTTGTTTGCTGGCAAACCAGGACATAAAGGCAATGGCATTCCTCCATTTGCTCTCCGCATATGGTAGCCACAAGAGTACTGTCTCTATGCATCATTTAGCTATCAAGGCTGCTGAACTATTGACAGAACTCTCCTTGAAGAATAAAtcaatccttttttatttctagaATAACTCACGAAAGAAAACCTTGCTCAC carries:
- the SPSB3 gene encoding SPRY domain-containing SOCS box protein 3 isoform X1 — protein: MARRMRNSRAWHYVLSGVRRDADSRTVALPSGSLSWSSDSDGQHSDSDSEPEFPSLLPSIPTAIPVTGESYCNCENQNEAPFCSNVHTIHRIKDCQCGEEDEYFDWVWDDLNKSTATLLTCDDRKVNFHMDYSCGTAAVRGNKELAEGQHFWEIKMTSPVYGTDMMVGIGTSDVNLDKYRHTFCSLLGKDEDSWGLSYTGLLHHKGDRTNFSTRFGQGSIIGVHLDTWHGTLTFFKNRKCIGVAATKLQNKRFYPMVCSTAAKSSMKVIRSCGSHTSLQYLCCFRLRQLLPDYVDTLDVLPLPPGLKQILHNKLGWVLSMNCGSIQPPSPTSGNDSDSSCSSDAEECQRKRCRRT
- the SPSB3 gene encoding SPRY domain-containing SOCS box protein 3 isoform X3 — translated: MGSDSDSEPEFPSLLPSIPTAIPVTGESYCNCENQNEAPFCSNVHTIHRIKDCQCGEEDEYFDWVWDDLNKSTATLLTCDDRKVNFHMDYSCGTAAVRGNKELAEGQHFWEIKMTSPVYGTDMMVGIGTSDVNLDKYRHTFCSLLGKDEDSWGLSYTGLLHHKGDRTNFSTRFGQGSIIGVHLDTWHGTLTFFKNRKCIGVAATKLQNKRFYPMVCSTAAKSSMKVIRSCGSHTSLQYLCCFRLRQLLPDYVDTLDVLPLPPGLKQILHNKLGWVLSMNCGSIQPPSPTSGNDSDSSCSSDAEECQRKRCRRT
- the SPSB3 gene encoding SPRY domain-containing SOCS box protein 3 isoform X2, which produces MARRMRNSRAWHYVLSGVRRDADSRTVALPSGSLSWSSDSDGQHSDSDSEPEFPSLLPSIPTAIPVTGESYCNCENQNEAPFCSNVHTIHRIKDCQCGEEDEYFDWVWDDLNKSTATLLTCDDRKVNFHMDYSCGTAAVRGNKELAEGQHFWEIKMTSPVYGTDMMVGIGTSDVNLDKYRHTFCSLLGKDEDSWGLSYTGVAATKLQNKRFYPMVCSTAAKSSMKVIRSCGSHTSLQYLCCFRLRQLLPDYVDTLDVLPLPPGLKQILHNKLGWVLSMNCGSIQPPSPTSGNDSDSSCSSDAEECQRKRCRRT